A portion of the Lolium rigidum isolate FL_2022 chromosome 1, APGP_CSIRO_Lrig_0.1, whole genome shotgun sequence genome contains these proteins:
- the LOC124680924 gene encoding RING-H2 finger protein ATL16-like, whose protein sequence is MGAPGTPQFPGNSFVILSVSVVGILATSLLLLAYYLFLTRCGFASWRRDIHDDVVATHHHHHVVYAPEPAPRRGMEEAAIRRIPTLRYRKQQQPSCPQPLQVASECAVCLSEFQDGERLRRLPACLHAFHIDCIDAWLQGAANCPLCRAAVDSGSVCQPPHITINHIDIVAVLQADASTANADAVVIDIASPSPAGRGRGRASRMSMGDECIDPRRDAVQQQPMRRSMSMDSCNDKHLYLALQKALRQPHHSAALSEDGSKGESSAPASRQSSGRLRRSFFSFSHGHSRSSRSAILPI, encoded by the coding sequence ATGGGCGCCCCGGGCACGCCTCAGTTCCCGGGCAACAGCTTCGTGATCCTGTCCGTCTCCGTCGTCGGCATCCTCGCCACCTCCCTCCTGCTCCTCGCCTACTACCTCTTCCTCACCAGGTGCGGCTTCGCCTCCTGGCGCCGCGACATCCACGACGACGTCGTCgccacgcaccaccaccaccacgtcgtcTACGCCCCGGagcccgcgccgcgccgcgggatggaggaggcggcgataCGACGGATACCAACGCTCCGGTACCGCAAGCAGCAGCAGCCGTCCTGCCCACAGCCCCTGCAGGTGGCGAGCGAGTGCGCGGTGTGCCTCAGCGAGTTCCAGGACGGGGAGAGGCTCCGGAGGCTGCCGGCCTGCCTCCACGCCTTCCACATCGACTGCATCGACGCCTGGCTCCAGGGCGCCGCCAACTGCCCGctctgccgcgccgccgtcgACTCCGGCTCCGTCTGCCAGCCGCCCCACATTACAATCAACCACATCGACATCGTCGCCGTCCTCCAGGCAGACGCGTCCACCGCCAATGCCGACGCCGTGGTGATCGATATCGCCTCGCCGTCACCGGCAGGCAGGGGCAGAGGCAGAGCCAGCAGGATGAGCATGGGCGACGAGTGCATTGACCCGAGGAGGGACGCCGTGCAGCAGCAGCCCATGAGAAGGTCAATGTCCATGGATTCCTGCAACGACAAGCACCTCTACCTCGCTCTGCAGAAGGCCCTGCGGCAGCCACACCACTCCGCTGCCCTCTCGGAGGACGGTAGCAAAGGGGAGAGCAGCGCCCCCGCCAGCCGGCAATCATCAGGGAGGTTGCGCCGATCCTTCTTCTCCTTCAGCCACGGCCACAGCCGGAGCTCCAGAAGTGCCATCTTGCCCATCTGA
- the LOC124650685 gene encoding LOB domain-containing protein 29-like, with protein sequence MTGLSSPCGACKFLRRKCANGCVFAPYFSHEQGAAHFAAIHKVFGASNASKLLTHLPASDRCEAAVTMSYEAQARLRDPIYGCVAHIFSLQQQVVNLQAQLESLKAQSPQVYRDDSSISRHQKNNCGNICSHYQQEEQLLFHPTMPSNSSIKNEDQLYSSTEHFTYTSDQSAQGYETDLCMPDYSSTNPSCSVQGYHDMEDLQSVAFAYLNQA encoded by the exons aTGACAGGACTTAGCTCACCGTGcggtgcctgcaagttcttgcgcAGGAAGTGTGCCAATGGTTGCGTCTTCGCCCCATATTTCTCCCATGAGCAAGGAGCTGCACACTTTGCTGCCATCCATAAGGTCTTTGGGGCGAGCAATGCCTCAAAGCTCCTCACACATCTCCCTGCAAGTGATCGCTGCGAGGCTGCAGTCACCATGTCATACGAGGCACAGGCCAGGCTCCGTGATCCAATATATGGCTGCGTTGCGCATATATTTTCTCTGCAACAGCAG GTGGTCAATCTGCAAGCACAACTGGAGTCTCTCAAAGCTCAGTCACCACAGGTGTATCGAGATGATTCTTCGATCTCAAGACATCAAAAGAACAACTGTGGAAACATATGTAGTCACTACCAGCAAGAAGAACAACTCCTTTTCCATCCAACAATGCCAAGTAATTCTTCAATAAAGAACGAGGATCAGTTATACTCTTCAACTGAGCACTTCACTTATACCTCAGACCAATCTGCGCAAGGGTATGAGACAGATTTATGCATGCCTGACTACAGCAGCACCAATCCTTCTTGCTCTGTGCAAGGATACCATGACATGGAGGACCTTCAGTCAGTAGCCTTCGCCTATCTCAACCAGGCATGA
- the LOC124680936 gene encoding bet1-like SNARE 1-1 — MNSRRDFRSHRSALFDGIEEGGIRGSVYSSREIHEHENDQAMDSLHDRVSILKRLTGDIHEEVENHNRMLDRMGNDMDTSRGFLSGTVDKFKMVFETKSSRRMATMVASFIAVFLLLYYLTK; from the exons ATGAACTCCAGGAG GGATTTCCGCAGCCACAGAAGTGCTTTATTTGATGGTATTGAAGAAGGTGGTATCAGAGGCTCTGTATACTCGTCTCGTGAAATTCATGAGCATGAGAATGACCAGGCTATGGACAGCCTACATGACAGAGTCAGCATTCTCAAAAGA TTGACAGGCGATATTCATGAAGAAGTGGAGAATCATAACCGGATGCTGGACCGGATG GGTAATGACATGGACACCTCCAGGGGATTTCTTTCTGGCACTGTGGACAAGTTCAAGATG GTTTTCGAGACAAAATCAAGTCGCAGAATGGCTACCATGGTGGCctccttcatcgccgtcttcttgCTTCTATACTACCTGACCAAATAG